The Anomalospiza imberbis isolate Cuckoo-Finch-1a 21T00152 chromosome 7, ASM3175350v1, whole genome shotgun sequence genome has a window encoding:
- the GRB14 gene encoding growth factor receptor-bound protein 14 isoform X4, whose product MNLSSRRVTLPAVMPITLQKRVIKVYSEDDTSRALEVPSDITARDVCQLLILKNHYVDDHSWTLFEQLTHTGLGRSIEDHELVMEVQSNWVMEEETKLYFRKNYAKYEFFKNPLSFFPDHMISFPSETNAALSHSGILQMFLSSSTYPEIHGYLHAKEQGKKSWKKLYFLLRRSGLYFSTKGASKEPRHLQFFCEFSNSDMYMSLTGKKICGAPTNYGFCFKPNKSGGTRDLKQLCADDEQSRTCWMTAIRLLKYGMQLYQNYMQPYQGRSGCSPLNITPMRSISENSLVAMDFSGHRSRIIENPTEALSVAVEEGLAWRRRGCLRLNSHGSPIAMSNMAIHRSQSWFHHKISREEAQRLILQHGLVDGVFLVRDSQSNPKTFVLSLSHGLKIKHFQIVPLEDDGKLFYTLDDGHTRFTDLIQLVEFYQLNKGVLPCKLKHYCARIAL is encoded by the exons ATGAATTTGTCTTCCAGAAGAGTAACATTGCCTGCAGTTATGCCAATAACTCTGCAGAAAAGG GTAATCAAAGTGTATAGTGAAGATGATACTAGCAGAGCTTTGGAAGTACCAAGTGATATAACAGCCAGGGATGTGTGTCAGCTCTTAATATTGAAGAACCACTATGTTGATGATCACAGCTGGACTCTCTTTGAACAACTTACCCACACAGGTTTAG GAAGATCTATAGAAGACCATGAATTAGTAATGGAAGTCCAGTCAAACTGGGTAATGGAGGAGGAAACCAAactgtattttagaaaaaattatgcaaagtatgaattttttaaaaatccactg AGCTTTTTTCCAGATCATATGATATCTTTTCCAAGTGAGACCAATGCAGCTCTAAGCCACTCTGGGATATTACAG ATGTTCCTTAGCTCCAGCACATATCCTGAGATTCATGGTTATTTGCATGCAAaggagcaggggaaaaaatcatggaaaaaattGTACTTCCTTTTGAGAAGATCTGGCCTTTATTTTTCCACTAAAGGTGCATCTAAG gagccAAGGCATCTGCAATTTTTCTGTGAATTCAGCAATAGTGATATGTACATGTCTTTAACAGGCAAAAAGATTTGTGGAGCACCAACAAACTATGGATTCTGCTTTAAG CCTAACAAATCAGGAGGAACCAGAGACCTGAAACAGCTCTGTGCAGATGATGAACAAAGTAGGACCTGTTGGATGACAGCAATTAGGTTACTCAAG tATGGGATGCAGCTGTATCAGAATTACATGCAACCATATCAAGGCAGAAGTGGCTGCAGCCCTTTGAATATAACACCTATG AGAAGCATTTCAGAAAATTCCTTAGTAGCAATGGATTTCTCAGGACACAGAAGCAGAATTATAGAAAATCCAACAGAAGCCCTTTCAGTTGCAGTTGAAGAAGGATTAGCATGGCGG AGGAGAGGGTGTCTCCGACTCAACTCACATGGTAGCCCTATTGCCATGTCTAACATGG CTATACACAGATCTCAGTCATGGTTTCATCATAAAATCTCTAGAGAAGAGGCTCAGAGACTTATTTTGCAGCACGGACTTGTAGATGG GGTATTCCTGGTACGCGATAGCCAGAGTAACCCCAAAACATTTGTATTGTCACTGAGTCatggattaaaaataaaacattttcaaattgTACCA tTGGAAGATGATGGGAAGCTATTCTATACCCTTGATGATGGTCATACCAGATTTACTGATCTCATCCAGCTAGTGGAATTCTATCAACTTAATAAAGGAGTACTGCCTTGCAAGTTAAAACACTATTGTGCACGGATTGCTCTATAA
- the GRB14 gene encoding growth factor receptor-bound protein 14 isoform X5, with protein sequence MLEMSVYLVIKVYSEDDTSRALEVPSDITARDVCQLLILKNHYVDDHSWTLFEQLTHTGLGRSIEDHELVMEVQSNWVMEEETKLYFRKNYAKYEFFKNPLSFFPDHMISFPSETNAALSHSGILQMFLSSSTYPEIHGYLHAKEQGKKSWKKLYFLLRRSGLYFSTKGASKEPRHLQFFCEFSNSDMYMSLTGKKICGAPTNYGFCFKPNKSGGTRDLKQLCADDEQSRTCWMTAIRLLKYGMQLYQNYMQPYQGRSGCSPLNITPMRSISENSLVAMDFSGHRSRIIENPTEALSVAVEEGLAWRRRGCLRLNSHGSPIAMSNMAIHRSQSWFHHKISREEAQRLILQHGLVDGVFLVRDSQSNPKTFVLSLSHGLKIKHFQIVPLEDDGKLFYTLDDGHTRFTDLIQLVEFYQLNKGVLPCKLKHYCARIAL encoded by the exons ATGCTTGAAATGAGCGTGTATTTG GTAATCAAAGTGTATAGTGAAGATGATACTAGCAGAGCTTTGGAAGTACCAAGTGATATAACAGCCAGGGATGTGTGTCAGCTCTTAATATTGAAGAACCACTATGTTGATGATCACAGCTGGACTCTCTTTGAACAACTTACCCACACAGGTTTAG GAAGATCTATAGAAGACCATGAATTAGTAATGGAAGTCCAGTCAAACTGGGTAATGGAGGAGGAAACCAAactgtattttagaaaaaattatgcaaagtatgaattttttaaaaatccactg AGCTTTTTTCCAGATCATATGATATCTTTTCCAAGTGAGACCAATGCAGCTCTAAGCCACTCTGGGATATTACAG ATGTTCCTTAGCTCCAGCACATATCCTGAGATTCATGGTTATTTGCATGCAAaggagcaggggaaaaaatcatggaaaaaattGTACTTCCTTTTGAGAAGATCTGGCCTTTATTTTTCCACTAAAGGTGCATCTAAG gagccAAGGCATCTGCAATTTTTCTGTGAATTCAGCAATAGTGATATGTACATGTCTTTAACAGGCAAAAAGATTTGTGGAGCACCAACAAACTATGGATTCTGCTTTAAG CCTAACAAATCAGGAGGAACCAGAGACCTGAAACAGCTCTGTGCAGATGATGAACAAAGTAGGACCTGTTGGATGACAGCAATTAGGTTACTCAAG tATGGGATGCAGCTGTATCAGAATTACATGCAACCATATCAAGGCAGAAGTGGCTGCAGCCCTTTGAATATAACACCTATG AGAAGCATTTCAGAAAATTCCTTAGTAGCAATGGATTTCTCAGGACACAGAAGCAGAATTATAGAAAATCCAACAGAAGCCCTTTCAGTTGCAGTTGAAGAAGGATTAGCATGGCGG AGGAGAGGGTGTCTCCGACTCAACTCACATGGTAGCCCTATTGCCATGTCTAACATGG CTATACACAGATCTCAGTCATGGTTTCATCATAAAATCTCTAGAGAAGAGGCTCAGAGACTTATTTTGCAGCACGGACTTGTAGATGG GGTATTCCTGGTACGCGATAGCCAGAGTAACCCCAAAACATTTGTATTGTCACTGAGTCatggattaaaaataaaacattttcaaattgTACCA tTGGAAGATGATGGGAAGCTATTCTATACCCTTGATGATGGTCATACCAGATTTACTGATCTCATCCAGCTAGTGGAATTCTATCAACTTAATAAAGGAGTACTGCCTTGCAAGTTAAAACACTATTGTGCACGGATTGCTCTATAA